A region of the Gemmatimonas sp. genome:
GACGTACTGGGCACATTCGAGAACTGCTCGGTCTCGATCTGCGCGAAGCGCGTGAGCTCCGGCACTGACGCGATGATCTGTTCGGCAGTGAGCGTACCGGCGCGGTAGCTGCCCAGCGAGCCCGGGGCGTCCTGCACGCCGGCGATGGTGCCGCCGGTGGCGATCAGCAGCACCTTGGGAAGGCGCGTGTTCGGCTTCGGGGTGTCCGACGTCTGTGCCTGCAGCGCGACCGCCGTCGCGAGCAGCAGGGCAAGGCATCGCATGGGCGCGCGGAAGCGGGTCAGTGGCATGGCCAACATCATAGAGGAATGCGGGTGTAGGTGGCGAAGGTGACGCCGGTGGTTTTTCCGTCCGCATCTTGGCGCATGTAGATCACGGCGATGGTCTGATAGTCGGGCGAGAGGACATTGGTCAGTCGCTGCGTCACGCGACCGTTGTTCGTGTTCACGATTTCGTTCACCAGCGAACTGATAGGCCGGACCGCCGCATGCGTCTGACTGGCGTTGCCGGTCACGGGCATGGCGCGGCCGTCGAAGTCGGTGGCGTACGACCACCGCGTGGTGTCGCCGCGCGCGTTCACCGCCTGGATGGTGACCTTCATGCCGCTGGGTCCCAACGCCTCGTACGTCATGATGTTGCTGGCGGGGGCTGGCGCGTCGGACTTGAGGAGCCACCGTCCAAAGCGTGGGTTGGACGTCTGGGCGCACGCGTCCCGTGCGCCGACGAAGAGCAGGGCGGTGAGCAGGAGCTGTTTCCACGGCAGAGGCATCGGCGCGCTCACGAGAAGGGGTGCGGCCATTCTGCACCCGGTCGGTGTATTTTGCGAGTCTGTTCCGCATCCCTGACCGTTCAGCCAGAGCTCTCCGTGGCCAATATCCTGCAGCGACTTCCTGTCGGCGAAAAAGTCGGCATCGCCTTTTCCGGTGGTCTCGACACCAGCGCCGCCCTGCATTGGATGCGCGAGAAGGGCGCCGTGCCGTACGCCTACACGGCGAACCTGGGACAGCCCGACGAAACGGACTACGACGAGATCCCGCGCAAGGCGATGGCGTACGGCGCCGAGAAGGCCCGGCTCATCGAGTGCCGCGCGAATCTGGTGGCCGAAGGACTGGCGGCGCTGCAGTGCGGCGCCTTTCACATCACCACCGCCGGCGCCACGTACTTCAACACCACGCCGCTGGGTCGCGCGGTCACGGGCACGATGCTCGTGGCGGCCATGCGTGAAGACGACGTCAACATCTGGGGCGACGGCAGCACGTTCAAGGGCAACGACATCGAGCGGTTCTATCGCTACGGCTTGCTCACGAACCCGTCACTCAAGGTGTACAAGCCCTGGCTCGATCAGCAGTTCATCGACGAACTCGGCGGCCGCACGGAGATGTCGGAGTATCTCATCAAGAGCGGCTTCGACTACAAGATGAGCACCGAGAAGGCGTACTCCACCGACTCGAACATTCTGGGCGCCACGCACGAAGCAAAGGATCTCGAGTTCCTGAACAAGGGCATGCACATCGTGCAGCCGATCATGGGCGTGGCGCACTGGCGCGACGACGTGGAGGTGCAGCGCGAGACGGTCACGATCAAGTTCGTGGAAGGCTATCCGGTCGCGATCAACGGACAGGAATTCGGCAGCGCACTCGAACTGTTCATGGAAGCGAACGTGATCGGCGGTCGTCATGGACTCGGCATGTCCGACCAGATCGAAAACCGCATCATCGAAGCGAAGAGCCGCGGCATCTACGAAGCGCCGGGTCTCGCGCTGCTGTACATCGCCTACGAGCGCCTGGTCACGGGCATTCACAACGAAGACACGATCGAGCAGTACCGCATGAACGGCAAGAAGCTCGGCCGCTTGCTGTATCAGGGCCGCTGGCTCGACCCGCAGTCGCTGATGCTGCGCGAGTCGGCGCAGCGCTGGGTGGCGAAAGCGGTCACGGGCGACGTGACGATCGAACTACGTCGCGGCAATGACTATTCGATCATGGACACGAACAGCCCGAATCTCACGTACAAGCCCGAGCGCCTCACGATGGAGCGCGGCGAAGCCTTCTTCACGCCGCTCGATCGCATCGGTCAGCTCACGATGCGCAATCTCGACATCATGGACACGCGCGAAAAGCTCGTCGTGTACACCGGCGTCGGCCTGCTGCAGTCCAGCGGCGCGACGGGCGTCCCGCAGCTGCCCAGCGGCGAAAAGTAGCTCATCGTGACGCCGCGCTGACGGCGTTGTGGCAGAGTGAACGGGCCGATCACCACCGGGTGATCGGCCCGTTTTCATTTCGCCTACGAGCCATGATCGAACTGCTGCACGGCGACATCACCCACGAAATCATCGGCGCGTTCTATGACACGTACAACGCGCTCGGCTGGGGCTATCCGGAAAGCATCTATGCGAATGCAGTGCCGATCTACCTGGCGAAGCGTCGGATGCATTTCGCGCGCGAGGTGGCATTCCCCGTCATCCTCGAGGGCGTCGCACTCGGTGAGTTTCGGGCCGATCTCGTCGTGGCAGGAACAGTGATTGTCGAGCTGAAAGCCTGCGAACTGATCGTCGCCGCGCACGAAGCGCAGTTGATCAGCTATCTCAAAGCGTCGAACTGCAACATCGGGCTGCTGCTGAACTTCGGCCCGAAGGCCGAGCTGCGCCGCATCATCTGGACCGATGATTTCCGTGTGCTGAAGGATCGCTAATAGCGGGAACACGGAGTGAACGGATTGCACCGATCACACAGATAAACGAACGGCGATGAACCGCGCGCTTTTCATCAAGCGGTTGCTTATCTGTGTGATCGGTGCGATCCGTCGACTCCGTGTTCCCGCTGTTGCTGTTGCCGTTGCTGTTCGCAACAAGCGGTCAATCGTTCTCGCTCATATACGAGAACACCGCCCCCTGCGCATCCTGGGCCACGATGATCTTGCCGTACGGACTCGGGATCGGCCCGTTTACGATCTTGCCGCCGTGTCTCACGAGCGCGGCATTGGCGGCGGAGAGCGAGTCGACGGCGAAGTACGGCATCCAGTAGGGCGGGATGCCTTCCCAGGCGGCGTCCATTTGCATCACGCCGGCGACGGCGGGTTCGCCGTCGTGGAGGATGTAGTACTCGACGGCGTCGCCGGGGAGGCGTTGCGACGTGAGGTTGAACACCGCCGTGTAGAACGCCGCGTTGGCCGCGGCATTGCGGCACGCGACTTCCGTCCACGCCATCGCGCCGTGCTCGCCTTCAATGCCCGCGCCCGTGAAGGAGCCGTGCTCCCAGAGGCCGAACACCGCGCCACCGGGATCGATCGCGATCGCCATGCGCCCCAGGTCGGGCGGGATCGCCATGGGCGGCACCATCACCGTGCCGCCGGCGGCCGTGATGCGGGCGAGCGTCGCGTCGGCGTCGGTGACGCCGAAGTACACCGTCCAGGCGACCGGGGCGGTCTCCTGTCCCGGCATCTTCGGCGCGATCGCCGCCGCCGGGATCCCTTTGGCAAAAGCCATGGTGTAAAAGCCCAGCTCGGCCGGTGAGTCGCCGAACGTCCAGCCGAACAGCTCGGCGTACAGCGCCTTGGCGGAGGCGAGGTCGGTCGTCGACAAATCGAACCAGACCGGCCGATTGATGAGGCGCTCCGTTAGGACGGGCATCAAAATCTCCAGCGAATGTGACACAACCGGGTCTCGGAATACGCCCTACCCTATCGCCAATCGATTCCCTGCGCAAACATTCACATATGCCGACTCGCCGCCATTCGCGGTCGGTCCCACCGAATCACATCAGGAGTATTCCGATGAAGCGTACGATGCAGGTCGCGCTCGCGACCGCCGCCCTCGCCCTCGTGCCACAGCTCGTGCAGGCGCAGGAGATGGAGAAGTCCACCGCCGTGAAGGGTGGCATCCAGATGAAAGGCTGGATGGGCAAAGTAGACGGCAAAGAAGCGAAGGCTGGACTGACCGTCGACAGCGCCAAGTTCGTGGCGATGGGCCCGGGAATGCACGCCACGACCGGCCCGGCGATCACGTACTGGAACCCCGAGATGAAGGGGAAGGGCGATTACGTCGTGAAGGCCACGTTCTCCGAGCGCGAGTATATGGGCCTCAACAACCATCCGCACCCGTACGGCATCGTCATGGGCGGGAACGACATGGGGACGGACAACGAGAGCTACCTGTACTGCGCCGCCTACGGCAACGGCAACTTCATTGTGCGCGGCATGGGCCCGGCACCGTTCCAGATGAACGGTCGTGGCGGCACCAGCGAGGCCGTGCACAAGGCCGAAGCGAAGGGCAAGCCGGTGACGCAGGAAATCGCCATGCAGGTGAAGGGCGACAAGGTCTCGTGCATCATCAACGGCACCGAAGTGGCCAGCTACAGCAAGACCGAGCTGGTGGCCGCCGGCAAGCTCAAGAGCACGGATGGCGTGGTCGGTTTCCGCATGGGTCACAACACCGATGCGCACATCGCCGGCTTCTCGATCGGCAAGCCGTGAGTGCGTGTGAGTAATACCGACACGGCGGCGCGCCAGCTGGATCGGCTGCGCGTCGCCGTCGTCGGGGCGGGTGCCATCGGCGGCGTGCTCGGTGCCCGTCTGCAGCAGGCTGGCCACGATGTGGTCTTCATCGCGCGCGGCGCCACGCTGGCGGCGCTGCAGGCACGCGGCCTTGTGCTTGAAAGCATCGACGGCGACCTCACGCTGCCCTCGGTGCAGGCGACCCATGATCCCGCCACGGTAGGTGTCGTCGACGTGGTACTCGTGTGCGTGAAGGCCACGCAGATCGCGAACCTTGCGCCCTCGCTCCGGCCACTGGTCGGGCCAGGCACGGCGGTGATTCCCGTCCAGAACGGGGTCGAGGCCAGCCAACTGCTGGCCGCCGAGCTGGGTGAGGCCAACGTGCTCGAGGGGCTGGGTCGGGTGCTGGTCGAGCAGGTGGCCCCCGGGCACATCCGCCACACGGCCGTGACGCCGATCATCGAGTTCGGCCCACGGGCCGGTGCGCCGGTGCATTCGGCGGCCTACGCGCAGATCTCCCGGTTTGCCGAGGCCCTGCGTGGTGCCGGACTGGTCGCGCAGATGCCCGACGACATGGGCGTGGCGCAGTGGGAGAAATTCCTGTTCATCGAGCCCATCGGCGCCGTCGGCGCCGCGGCGCGCGTATCGTTCGGTGTCGTACGATCGGTGCCGGCGTCGCGGGCGTTGCTCGATGCGGCGCTGCACGAAGTGCGAAACGTGGGTCGGGCCGTTGGTGTCACGTGGCCAGCCGACGCGATCGACCGCGTCTGGGCCCGCTACGATAGTCTGCCGGCGGACGGTTCGACGTCGCTGCAACGCGATCTCATGGCCGCCCGCCCGTCGGAATTCGAAGCGCAAACGGGCGCCGTGGTGCGCATCGGACGTGCGCATGGCGTGCCCGCCGGTGCATGACGTGCTGTACGCGGTGCTGCTGCCGACGGCGCAGAGTGCCATGCACTGACGTTCGGTTACGGAACTGAACCATGTCACGCGCGGTGATCGTCTATTAGACGGTCACCGCGCGTTGTTCGCGGGTCACGATCGTCAGCACGTGCATTGCAACGATTCTCAGCGACTTTCACAATCCCGACGTAATTTTCATGGATATCCGGCCCCCTTCCTGCCGGATCATCGAACGAGTTGGCTGGGCGACGTCATCGTACGTCGCAGTCTTCAGGAGTAGCCGGCATGAAGCTTCTGCTCGCGTTGTCTGGAATGATCACGTCGGTGACGATGATGGCATCGTCCTCGCCGTTGTCCGATCCGGTCATCACCACATCCACGACCCCGTCCTCGCGCCCTGCAGGCGCGACGTCGGTGTCCACAACGACTGGCACACGGCCCAACGGCCGCATGCCCGCCACGCATCCGGTGTTGCATCCGATGCGCGCCACCAACACCACGGGGCGCGCGTTCACGCGCGAATCCGCCGGTGCGCGCGGCATCACGATGGGTGCGCTCGACGATGTCGTGCAGCGCTACTGCGCCGGCTGCCACAATCCCACGCAGCGTCGCGGTAATCTCGATCTCAAGAGCTACTCGGTGACGTCGGCCAATGCCGCGTTGCCGACCTCGGAGAAGATGATCCGCAAGCTGCGCGCGCAGATGATGCCGCCGCCGGGATCGAAGCGCCCGACCGGCGACACCCTCGATGCGCTGGTGGAAACGCTCGAACGCGTGGTCGATGGTGCGGCGCCGGTGAATCCCGGCACGCGCACTTTCCAGCGGTTGAATCGCCCCGAGTATGAGCGCGTGATCCGCGACCTGCTCGGGCTCGAAGTGACGTCCGGCGATTGGCTGCCGCTCGACACCAAGAGCGCGAACTTCGACAACATCTCCGACGTGCAATCGCTGTCGCCGACGTTGCTGGAGGGCTACCTCAATGCCGCCGCCGCCGTGAGCCGCATGGCGATCGGTGATCGCAAGGCGCCGGTCGGTCAGGCCACGTACAAGACGTCGCCGTTCGCGTCGCAGCATCCGTGGGATCATGTGGACGGCACGCCGTACGGCACGCGCGGCGGCCTGGTGCTGCTGCACACCTTCCCGGCCGATGGTGAGTACGAGTTCCGTCTCAACGTCGGTGGCGGCGTCGGTCGCCCGGTGGAAGACCTTGACATCTCCATCGACGGCGAGCGCGTGGCGCTGTTGCGCTACGATCGTGGTATTGCGCGCAACGGCGAATCAGCCGACGCGCCGTTGGGCGCCGACTTCATTCGCAGCGAACCGATCAAGGTGAAGGCAGGACAGCGGAAAGTGTCCGTCGCGTTCGCGAAGTCGGCCGAAGGACCGTACGAAGATCTCATCAAGCCACATGAATGGTCGCGCGCTTCGAGCGGCACCGGCGCCGCCGGCACCACCGAGCCGCCGCCGCTCATGGAAGTGTTCGTCGCCGGCCCGTATCGCGTCACCGGCGTGTCCGACTCGCCCAGCCGCAAGCGCATCTTCAGCTGCGCACCAACGGCCGCCGCACAGCAGCGCGCCTGCGCGGAGCAGATCTTCACGCGCCTGGGCACGCGCGCCTATCGTCGCCCGCTCACGGCGAACGACAAGGCGAGCTTGATGAAGTTCTATGAGCAGGGCGCCAAGAACGGCGGTGACAACGCGTTTGAAGAAGGCGTGCGACTCGGGCTGCAGGCGATGCTCGCCAGCCCGTACTTCGTGTTCCGCTTCGAAAAGGAGCCCACCACCACGGCGGCGGGCACCGACTACAGGATTGACGATCTCGAACTCGCCACGCGGTTGTCCTTTTTCTTGTGGAGCACGATTCCCGACGATCGCCTGCTGGCCTCAGCGCGCGCGAAGACGCTGCACACACCGGCCGTGTTTCAGGCGCAGGTGAAGCGCATGTTAGCCGATCCGCGTGCGGATGCATTGGCCACCCGCTTTGCCGCGCAGTGGCTGCGATTGCAGGATCTCGAGAAGGTGCACCCCGACGCGTTCCTCTTTCCCGACTTCGACCTGAAGCTCGCGCAGAGCATGCAGCGCGAAACGGAGTTGTTCTTCGAAGACGTCGTGAGCAACGATCGCAGCGTGCTCACGATGTTCTCGGCCGAGTCGACCTTCGTGAACGAGCGACTGGCGAAGCACTACGGCATTCCCAACGTGACCGGTGAAGGCTTTCGCAAAGTCGCGTACGCCGACGACCAGCGTCGTGGCGTGCTCGGACACGGCAGCGTGCTGGTGCAGACGTCGCTGGGCAACCGCACGTCGCCGGTGCTCCGTGGCAAGTGGGTGATGGAAGTGCTGCTCGGCACGCCGCCGCCGCCGCCGCCGCCCAACGTGCCGGACCTCGAACAGACGCAGGGATCGAAGGAAGGCAAGCAGCTCACGACGCGCGAACGCATGGAACTGCACCGTGCGAATCCGACCTGTCGCTCGTGCCACAACTTCATGGATCCGATCGGCCTCGCGCTCGACAACTTCGACGTGACCGGCAAGCTGCGCTATCGCGAGAACGGCGCGCTGCTCGATACGCGCGGTCAGCTGTACGACGGCACGGCGCTGACCACGCCGATCGATCTCAGCAAAGCGCTGCTGAAGCGGCCGTTGCCGCTGATGCGCAACTTCACCGAGAACCTGATGGCGTACGCGTTGGGCCGTCGCGTTGAAGACTACGATCAGACCACGGTGCGCACGATTACGCGTGACGCCGAGCGCAACAAGTACAAGTTCTCGTCGTTCGTGATGGGTGTGGTGAACAGCAAGGCCTTCCATAGCAAGCGCGCCGAGCCGGTCTCGGCTGATGCGTCTCATAACTGATCCGACTTCCACGGAGATTGACCCATGTCGTTCATGACGCAGAAAGCCCTCCCTCGCCGCACCTTCCTCCGGAACATGAGTGCCGTCATCGCACTCCCGTATCTCGATGCGATGGAACCGGCCGGCCGTTTCCTGGCCAAGGTGGGGGGCGCCGGTGCGCCGCTCACTGGTCACAAGCGCCTCGTGACCATTGAATCGGTGCATGGTGCCGCCGGCTCGAACACCTGGGGCGCCTCGAAGTATCTGTGGGCCCCAAAGGGAGTCGGTCGCGACTTCACGCTGAATCCGGACGGCGCGCTGGCGCCGATGGAAGCGTGGAAGCACAAGATGTCGATCATCAGCAACACCGACGTGCGCATGGCCGAGGCGTTCGACGCGCAGGAGATCGGCGGTGACCACTTCCGCTCCAGCGCGGTGTTCCTCACGCAGTCGCATCCGAAGCAGACGCAGGGCTCCGATCTGTACGTCGGCACGTCGTTCGACCAGATCGTCGCGCGCAAGATCGGACAGGACACGCCGATCCCGTCGATGCAGCTGTGCATCGAGAATCTGGACCAGGCCGGCGGCTGCTACTACAACTACGCCTGCGCCTACACCGACACGATCAGCTGGGCCTCGCCCACGGAACCGCTGCCGATGATCCGCAATCCGCGTGCGGCGTTCGATCTGCTGTTCGGTGCCGGCACGAGCAACGCCGACCGTTCGGCTCGTCGCAAGGACAACGGCAGCATTCTCGACTGGGTCGTCGGTGAGATGTCGTCGCTGAAGCGCGAACTGGGTGCCACCGATCGCCGTCGTGTCGATCAGTATCTCGAGAACGTGCGCGAACTCGAGCGTCGCATTCAGAAGGTCGAAGCGAAGAACGTGAGCGGCGACGAGCGTCTGCTGCCTGAAGCGCCAGCCGGTGTGCCCGATTCGTTCGAAGAGCACATGAAGTTGATGTTCGACATCCAGGTGCTGGCGTTCCAGTCGGACATGACGCGCGTGTTCTCGTTCAAGACCGGTCGTGACGCGTCCAGCCGCACGTTCCCGGAATCAGGCTCGAACAAGGGCTTTCACCCGGCGTCGCACCATGGTGGACGCGAGTCGGCGATTCTCGAGTTCAGTCAGATCAATCGCTATCACATGTCGATGCTGCCGTACTTCCTGCAGCGTTTGCAGGACACCAAGGAAGGTGATGGCACGATGCTCGACAATACCACGATCCTGTACGGCTCGCCGATGGCCGACGCAAACATCCATAACCATC
Encoded here:
- a CDS encoding GxxExxY protein, which encodes MIELLHGDITHEIIGAFYDTYNALGWGYPESIYANAVPIYLAKRRMHFAREVAFPVILEGVALGEFRADLVVAGTVIVELKACELIVAAHEAQLISYLKASNCNIGLLLNFGPKAELRRIIWTDDFRVLKDR
- a CDS encoding VOC family protein, whose product is MPVLTERLINRPVWFDLSTTDLASAKALYAELFGWTFGDSPAELGFYTMAFAKGIPAAAIAPKMPGQETAPVAWTVYFGVTDADATLARITAAGGTVMVPPMAIPPDLGRMAIAIDPGGAVFGLWEHGSFTGAGIEGEHGAMAWTEVACRNAAANAAFYTAVFNLTSQRLPGDAVEYYILHDGEPAVAGVMQMDAAWEGIPPYWMPYFAVDSLSAANAALVRHGGKIVNGPIPSPYGKIIVAQDAQGAVFSYMSEND
- a CDS encoding DUF1592 domain-containing protein, which gives rise to MKLLLALSGMITSVTMMASSSPLSDPVITTSTTPSSRPAGATSVSTTTGTRPNGRMPATHPVLHPMRATNTTGRAFTRESAGARGITMGALDDVVQRYCAGCHNPTQRRGNLDLKSYSVTSANAALPTSEKMIRKLRAQMMPPPGSKRPTGDTLDALVETLERVVDGAAPVNPGTRTFQRLNRPEYERVIRDLLGLEVTSGDWLPLDTKSANFDNISDVQSLSPTLLEGYLNAAAAVSRMAIGDRKAPVGQATYKTSPFASQHPWDHVDGTPYGTRGGLVLLHTFPADGEYEFRLNVGGGVGRPVEDLDISIDGERVALLRYDRGIARNGESADAPLGADFIRSEPIKVKAGQRKVSVAFAKSAEGPYEDLIKPHEWSRASSGTGAAGTTEPPPLMEVFVAGPYRVTGVSDSPSRKRIFSCAPTAAAQQRACAEQIFTRLGTRAYRRPLTANDKASLMKFYEQGAKNGGDNAFEEGVRLGLQAMLASPYFVFRFEKEPTTTAAGTDYRIDDLELATRLSFFLWSTIPDDRLLASARAKTLHTPAVFQAQVKRMLADPRADALATRFAAQWLRLQDLEKVHPDAFLFPDFDLKLAQSMQRETELFFEDVVSNDRSVLTMFSAESTFVNERLAKHYGIPNVTGEGFRKVAYADDQRRGVLGHGSVLVQTSLGNRTSPVLRGKWVMEVLLGTPPPPPPPNVPDLEQTQGSKEGKQLTTRERMELHRANPTCRSCHNFMDPIGLALDNFDVTGKLRYRENGALLDTRGQLYDGTALTTPIDLSKALLKRPLPLMRNFTENLMAYALGRRVEDYDQTTVRTITRDAERNKYKFSSFVMGVVNSKAFHSKRAEPVSADASHN
- a CDS encoding 2-dehydropantoate 2-reductase produces the protein MSNTDTAARQLDRLRVAVVGAGAIGGVLGARLQQAGHDVVFIARGATLAALQARGLVLESIDGDLTLPSVQATHDPATVGVVDVVLVCVKATQIANLAPSLRPLVGPGTAVIPVQNGVEASQLLAAELGEANVLEGLGRVLVEQVAPGHIRHTAVTPIIEFGPRAGAPVHSAAYAQISRFAEALRGAGLVAQMPDDMGVAQWEKFLFIEPIGAVGAAARVSFGVVRSVPASRALLDAALHEVRNVGRAVGVTWPADAIDRVWARYDSLPADGSTSLQRDLMAARPSEFEAQTGAVVRIGRAHGVPAGA
- the argG gene encoding argininosuccinate synthase: MANILQRLPVGEKVGIAFSGGLDTSAALHWMREKGAVPYAYTANLGQPDETDYDEIPRKAMAYGAEKARLIECRANLVAEGLAALQCGAFHITTAGATYFNTTPLGRAVTGTMLVAAMREDDVNIWGDGSTFKGNDIERFYRYGLLTNPSLKVYKPWLDQQFIDELGGRTEMSEYLIKSGFDYKMSTEKAYSTDSNILGATHEAKDLEFLNKGMHIVQPIMGVAHWRDDVEVQRETVTIKFVEGYPVAINGQEFGSALELFMEANVIGGRHGLGMSDQIENRIIEAKSRGIYEAPGLALLYIAYERLVTGIHNEDTIEQYRMNGKKLGRLLYQGRWLDPQSLMLRESAQRWVAKAVTGDVTIELRRGNDYSIMDTNSPNLTYKPERLTMERGEAFFTPLDRIGQLTMRNLDIMDTREKLVVYTGVGLLQSSGATGVPQLPSGEK
- a CDS encoding DUF1552 domain-containing protein, which produces MSFMTQKALPRRTFLRNMSAVIALPYLDAMEPAGRFLAKVGGAGAPLTGHKRLVTIESVHGAAGSNTWGASKYLWAPKGVGRDFTLNPDGALAPMEAWKHKMSIISNTDVRMAEAFDAQEIGGDHFRSSAVFLTQSHPKQTQGSDLYVGTSFDQIVARKIGQDTPIPSMQLCIENLDQAGGCYYNYACAYTDTISWASPTEPLPMIRNPRAAFDLLFGAGTSNADRSARRKDNGSILDWVVGEMSSLKRELGATDRRRVDQYLENVRELERRIQKVEAKNVSGDERLLPEAPAGVPDSFEEHMKLMFDIQVLAFQSDMTRVFSFKTGRDASSRTFPESGSNKGFHPASHHGGRESAILEFSQINRYHMSMLPYFLQRLQDTKEGDGTMLDNTTILYGSPMADANIHNHRRCPLLLMGGDSTFVPGGTHLRAPDGTPMADVMLSLLHKYNIDVPSFGDSLSPFALYA